The window CGGCTCCTGCCGGAAGATTCAGCACCAGGAAGTCCAGGATCCCATTGGTGGCACAGACGCGGACACCGATCAAATAAACCACCATCTGGAAAAAGCCATCCAGAACAGAATATACAAGCCATAACAAAGGTGCTGCAAAAATAAAAGTAAATTCCAGCGGTTCTGTAATGCCGGCGATCACTGCGGTTAAGGTGGCCGGGATCATCTGGGCTTTTAAGTTTGCCTTTTTCACCTTCTTGGCGGTTACATAGAAAGCAAGTGCCACGCCGATGATACCAAAGGTCTTCACCAGACCATAAGTCAGGAAACGACAGGTATCCGGCATCATTCCTGCTGCCGGATCACTCAGCAATGCCAGGAAGATGGGCTTTGCACCGATAACGTTTTCCCCGCCGATCACCGCCTGTCCGCCCACCGCCGAATAAAGGAAGGGAGACCAGATCAAGTGATGCAATCCCGTCGGGATCAGGAACCGGTTTAAGAATCCGTATACAAATACGCCTGCTGCCCCGGCCGTGCTCATAAAACCGGTTAATGCGGAGATTCCGCTTGCAACTCCCGGCCACACATAAGTCACGCCAATGCTCAATACTGCAATAATGGGAATCATGATCATGTAAACAAGCTTGCTGTTGCCGTAAGGAGCGAATCCGCCCTTAAACTCGGTATCACAGTGTTTGTTGTGAACCAGAGCCACCAAAACGCCGATGATCATGCCAAGAAACACGCCCATATCCGTCACATGGAATCCTAACTGAATGGTCTGTCCCGTGCCATATAAGGCCCCGGCAGTTGCCCCTTCCACCATCTTCCCGGAAAGCTCCAGCCACTTGCTGTTGGCACCTAAAAACATGATATATGCCAGCAATGCCACGAATGATGCATCTGCCTTTTTCTTCTTTGCCATGCCGTTTGCAATTCCCACACAGAACAGAATGCTTAAATTCCCCATAATGGAATTCAGCATGCTGTTAAAAAATTTGCCGATGGTCCACACCGGTCCTCCTTCAGAAACAAATGCGGTATTGGTCATGATCGCGGTCAGGGCAATCATCATACCTACCACAGGTAAAAATAACACCGGCCCGATCATAGCCTTGGAAAAGCTTTGCATCGCTTTTACTGCTTTATCCTTCATTTCGTATTCCTCCATACATTTTTGTTTTCACTGGTAATTACCTTGCTATGGAATTTTATCACACTTGCACACAAACCAAAATATATTCCCCGTTATTCACAACATGTTGACCATATAGTGAACATATTTACTTTTGTTACTAATATGTTCCAATACGGGAAAATAAAAAGAAGAACCGGACTAATCCAGTTCTTCCATTACCTGACTCATTAAATATTCAAATACCACAATCACCCGTGCATAAAAATAGTTGGACTGAAGATTCCGGTCATCCAGCGTCTTGTCATCCAGAATGGGAATATTTACCGCAGACTTTCGCCCAATGTGATTGCTCTGTTCCCCGGTAAAGGAAATGACGTCCACCTGATTTTCATTCGCATAATCAACAAGCTTTGCAATGGTATCCGTTTCACCGCTCTTTGAAACCACAAGAACCAGGGATGCCCCAAGCCGGTTCTTATCATAGACCGCATAGGCGTTGGTCTTAATGACCCGGAAACCGGTTACCAGAAGCTTGCGCTCTATATATTCCGCCAGGGTAGAAGAAAAGCCGGTGGCTGATACTAAAATAATATCATTTCTATGGCTCTTTAACTGGTTCATGAAATCACTTAAAATTTCATCCGGTATATCGTTGATAAAGCTGGTGATGTCCGACAGCCTTTCTTTATTTTTCCGATGGCTTGTCATCATGAAATTAAGACGGTATATCATATCCGTATATCCGGTATATCCCATCTTTTTTGATAATTTAATTATGGTTGCGGCAGACACAAAGTTTAAGTTTGCCACTTCACGTACCGCCATATGAAGTACCTGTTGATTATTTTCCAGGATATAATTTAATATCTGGGTTTCCGTGTCTGTCAGTTTGTATTTGTCTGCCAGTTTATAAACATCAAATTTCATGAAATCCTTTCTTTCAGTGGGATACGCCAGCTGGGAAGGCACTTGCCCGCTCCGCCTTTTACCCAATCATTTTTTAATCTACACTACCCTGATAAAGGAATCATCTAAAACAATCTACTTCAAATGAGACTGCTTAACAATGGTTTCTACCGTAATATTCATCTTTTTCTTCCTGTTTTCATCGGTTAACAGAACCAGACAAAGTAGATCAATCATATAAAGAGCTGATAATTGGCTGTTCACAAACCGTTCCTGGTCAACAAACAGAGGATTGACTACGGGAAAGCAAAAATCCGCACATTGTGCAATGGTGCTGTTAGTGAAGCTGGTAAGACAGATGGCCGTTGCCCCATTCTGCTTCGCCACTCTGACCGCATTGGCGACTTCAGCGGTTTCACCGGATATGGAGATGGCTATGATCAGATCCCCGGCCCCCAAAATAGAGCTGTAAATCAGCATCAAATGGGAATCCGTCACGCTTTGCACATGAAATCCCATCCGTGATAAGCGGAGCATGGTTTCATCAGCAGTCAGCCCTGATGACCCGACTCCAAAGACATAGATATTTCCCGCTTTAACGATCTGGTCTGCCAGGTCTCCCAGTGCCTTCATATCCATCATCTTGTTAGAATGTTCAATTACTGTTTTGTAAAAATCATACACCTGGGTCACGAGATCGTCGGAGTGGGCAATTTTGTTGCCTGCCCCTGCGCTCCCAAGCTGGATTTTCAGCTCTGCAAAGGATTTGCTCCCTACCTTCTTGCAGAACCGGGTAATGGTACCGTCAGAAACTCCCACGGTAGCGGCCAGCACAGAGATATTCATGTTCCGGATATTGTTGCCTTCCTGTAGGATATAATCTGCAATTCTTCGTTCTTTATCTGTAAAAGTCTGATATTCTTTTTGAATTGATGTTAGAATGTCCATATTGGTACCCCTTGTACTTTTGTTGTTTTCTCCATGACACGAAACCCGATAAATATCTCACTAAATGTTCATATTATATCATAGTCACAATAAAAAAACAAAAAGGTTCCATCAAAAAGACAAAAAAAAGCCCTTCCCCCGCTTTCCTATAGAAAGCTGCAGGAAGGGCTGCATAAATTTATTTAGAAACCTTTGACACCGCCTCGGCAAATCTTTGAGTGATGCACTGGGGGCGTGTGATCGCAGTTCCCACCACAACGGCGTAAGCGCCTAGCTCAATAGCCTTTGCTGCCTGCTCCGGCGTGTTGAAATTTCCTTCTGCAATGACCGGATGCTTACACTTTGCAATCAGGGACTGAAGCACCTGAAATTTATCCAGTCCCAAAGACTGAGGCGTATATCCCAGCAGGGTCAGGCCCACAAAATCAAATCCTATTTCATCTGCACGCAGGCCCTCCTCTTCCGTTGAAATATCAGCCATAAATTTCTGGTTGGGGTACCTTTCGTGAAGCTTATGGAGAAAATCCACATCCTGGTTTATGGTAGCATCCACCGCAATCACATCCACGCCGGTACGGACCAAAGCGTCCACCTCTGTCAATGTGGGCGTTATATAAGGTTTGCCCTCTGCGTATACTTTTTTGATTATTCCAATGATCGGAAGATCCACATTTTTTTTGATTTCTTCGATATCTTCAACGCTGTTAGCACGGATACCGATTGCGCCGCCTTCCTTTGCCGCCACTGCCATACGTCCCATGATAAATGAACTGTGCAGGGGCTCCTGTGGAAGCGCCTGACAGGATACAATTAAACCTCTATTCATAAGCAACACATCTCCTTAGTCCTCACCGATTATCTCATTTATTTTTGATTTTATTAAATCTGCTTTCGCTCCGAATATCGCCTGAATTCCTCCCTTCACCTCCAGTACGGCCGTCGCTCCTTCCCGCTTGATTGCGTCTTTGTCAACCTTGCTTATATCCTTTACAGCCACACGCAGACGAGTGATGCAGGCATCACAATCCTCAATATTTTCCTTACCGCCCAAAGCAGCAAGCACACGAACCGCGGTTTCGGCTATAGTGCCCTTTGTTTCCACATTGATCTCGTCATCCTCGCCTTCTTCCCGGCCTGGAGTGGGTATATTAAACTTTGTGATCAGAAAACGGAACAGCACATAGTAAAGAGCCGCCCAGAAAATGCCTACCACCACCACATAGATCCAGTGGGTTTTTGCATTGCCCTGTAATATTCCAAACAAGGTGAAGTCGATGATCCCGCCGGAAAAAGTATTTCCGATGCGCACGCTTAAGAGGTCCGCAATTGCGAAGGAAAGGCCATCCAAAAGTGCATGAACCACATACAGCCACGGCGCTACAAACAGGAACATAAATTCAATGGGTTCGGTAATTCCTGTTAAAAACGATGTGAGGGCCGCTGAGAAGAACAAACCAAATACCATTTTGCGGCGCTTTGCCGGAACACAGTGATACATGGCAAGGCAGGCTGCAGGCAATCCAAAAATCATGGTATCAAAACGGCCAGCAAAAAACCGTGTGCCCTCGGTATACATTCCTGTAAAATTAGGATCAGCCAGCTGTGCAAAGAAAATCTTCTGAGCGCCTGCAATCTGCTGGCCTGCCACAGTGGCAACTCCGCCTAATTCCGTATACCAGAACATGGGATAGATCATATGATGAAGTCCCACCGCTCCGCAAAGCCTCATTAAAAATCCATACAAAAAGGTCCCAAACACTCCCATTCCTGCAATGGCCTGCCCGCTGGAAATCAGCAATCTCTGAAAGGTTGGCCAGATCAGGAAGAATACGGTACCAACGAAAATTGCCGCAAAGGAAGATATGATCGGAATAAAACGGGAGCCGCCGAAAAATCCCAGAAAAGCCGGAAGCTGGATATTCCGGTACCTGTTATGGAAATAAGTGACCATACAGCCAATTACAATAGATCCCACAACTCCGGTGTCAATGGCGCTGCCTTCAGGATTAAAGACGGAAAGCAATGCGCCGATGGATGCGTTCATAACCAGAAACGCAACCGCAGCCGCCAGTCCTGCCGTACCCTTGTCTTTCTTTGCAAGGCCCACAGCCAGACCAATACACATGATCAGTGACAGATTTCCGAACACTACCTCGCCCGCTTTGCTCATAACCGTGAATATGGCCTGGAGAGCAAAAATGTTCAGGAATGGATAGGCTGCCACAGTGTTTGGATTAGACAGTGCTCCACCAATTCCCAGAAGAAGACCTGCTGCCGGGAGAATGGCAATAGGCAGCATAAATGCCTTACCCAATTTTTGCAGTTGTTTAAACATAAATAATACCCCCTTTTTTACGTGCATATTGCACAATTAACATTGAAACTTTTTATATTATTTAGGTATCTTCATTATATTATATAAAATAATTTTAGTCAATACATTTTTAGTAATAATAATTTTAATAACAAGTCCTTTTTTTGCCAAAAGAAATCTCTTCACTTTTTTAAATATTCTGCTTCTTAAATAAGCCTTATACATTCTGACCACATCAGGCCCCAGGAACCCGTCAGTTTCCCGCTGCCTTCGATTCTCTCTGTGACCATCTGAAAATGAATTATCTCCATTTTTCCGGCCAAGGCATTTCAATAAATCTGTTATAGTTCTTTCAGTACCAGTCTCTTTATAAAACTCACTCCTTTCAACACAAAAAT of the Lacrimispora indolis DSM 755 genome contains:
- a CDS encoding PTS transporter subunit EIIC; translation: MKDKAVKAMQSFSKAMIGPVLFLPVVGMMIALTAIMTNTAFVSEGGPVWTIGKFFNSMLNSIMGNLSILFCVGIANGMAKKKKADASFVALLAYIMFLGANSKWLELSGKMVEGATAGALYGTGQTIQLGFHVTDMGVFLGMIIGVLVALVHNKHCDTEFKGGFAPYGNSKLVYMIMIPIIAVLSIGVTYVWPGVASGISALTGFMSTAGAAGVFVYGFLNRFLIPTGLHHLIWSPFLYSAVGGQAVIGGENVIGAKPIFLALLSDPAAGMMPDTCRFLTYGLVKTFGIIGVALAFYVTAKKVKKANLKAQMIPATLTAVIAGITEPLEFTFIFAAPLLWLVYSVLDGFFQMVVYLIGVRVCATNGILDFLVLNLPAGAGRTLWPLYVLVGLVEILVIFVVFKFMIEKLNLKTPGREDDDTEAALDLNANAASVKKELKAKQSGSGETEEERLTQGRTIIEALGGKDNILSLENCFSRLRVEVADSSKIDEAALKGTGAAGIMKKGNAVQVVYGLSVSKMRTLVDDALEKMESNK
- a CDS encoding MurR/RpiR family transcriptional regulator, which encodes MKFDVYKLADKYKLTDTETQILNYILENNQQVLHMAVREVANLNFVSAATIIKLSKKMGYTGYTDMIYRLNFMMTSHRKNKERLSDITSFINDIPDEILSDFMNQLKSHRNDIILVSATGFSSTLAEYIERKLLVTGFRVIKTNAYAVYDKNRLGASLVLVVSKSGETDTIAKLVDYANENQVDVISFTGEQSNHIGRKSAVNIPILDDKTLDDRNLQSNYFYARVIVVFEYLMSQVMEELD
- a CDS encoding MurR/RpiR family transcriptional regulator — translated: MDILTSIQKEYQTFTDKERRIADYILQEGNNIRNMNISVLAATVGVSDGTITRFCKKVGSKSFAELKIQLGSAGAGNKIAHSDDLVTQVYDFYKTVIEHSNKMMDMKALGDLADQIVKAGNIYVFGVGSSGLTADETMLRLSRMGFHVQSVTDSHLMLIYSSILGAGDLIIAISISGETAEVANAVRVAKQNGATAICLTSFTNSTIAQCADFCFPVVNPLFVDQERFVNSQLSALYMIDLLCLVLLTDENRKKKMNITVETIVKQSHLK
- a CDS encoding N-acetylmannosamine-6-phosphate 2-epimerase, coding for MNRGLIVSCQALPQEPLHSSFIMGRMAVAAKEGGAIGIRANSVEDIEEIKKNVDLPIIGIIKKVYAEGKPYITPTLTEVDALVRTGVDVIAVDATINQDVDFLHKLHERYPNQKFMADISTEEEGLRADEIGFDFVGLTLLGYTPQSLGLDKFQVLQSLIAKCKHPVIAEGNFNTPEQAAKAIELGAYAVVVGTAITRPQCITQRFAEAVSKVSK
- a CDS encoding PTS transporter subunit EIIC; protein product: MFKQLQKLGKAFMLPIAILPAAGLLLGIGGALSNPNTVAAYPFLNIFALQAIFTVMSKAGEVVFGNLSLIMCIGLAVGLAKKDKGTAGLAAAVAFLVMNASIGALLSVFNPEGSAIDTGVVGSIVIGCMVTYFHNRYRNIQLPAFLGFFGGSRFIPIISSFAAIFVGTVFFLIWPTFQRLLISSGQAIAGMGVFGTFLYGFLMRLCGAVGLHHMIYPMFWYTELGGVATVAGQQIAGAQKIFFAQLADPNFTGMYTEGTRFFAGRFDTMIFGLPAACLAMYHCVPAKRRKMVFGLFFSAALTSFLTGITEPIEFMFLFVAPWLYVVHALLDGLSFAIADLLSVRIGNTFSGGIIDFTLFGILQGNAKTHWIYVVVVGIFWAALYYVLFRFLITKFNIPTPGREEGEDDEINVETKGTIAETAVRVLAALGGKENIEDCDACITRLRVAVKDISKVDKDAIKREGATAVLEVKGGIQAIFGAKADLIKSKINEIIGED